The following proteins come from a genomic window of Pseudomonas sp. MAG733B:
- a CDS encoding head maturation protease, ClpP-related: MSKKTRPRVYNRAGKRVPVQDKTWYAVHASGEAAERVIEVFVYGEIGGWGITANQFVQDLRAMDDGVSPVIAAFNSIGGDLFDGLAMHNALSRLGERCTGRVDALAASAASVAVCGAHRVVIASNAMLMIHNPWTYAAGDAEDFRKVADVLDQTMEAIIAAYKAKAPDIDEVELRRLVANETWLTANEAVALGLADEVGEGVTVKACVGQGAVLQRYQHAPAELLAQLDEPPEPDPDLEPDDPPLTPPVVDSTKLALMITQRCAESGISNLVEPLLSSTKLESEAIVQAGLTRAKAVNDLCVAARLPEFSVEFVAAGLDVAAVRARLFDKIVGSGKGFEIDNSLPLDDDPALKVQAKKIDQPSIWSARQAAQTGKSQPASGVRR; this comes from the coding sequence ATGAGCAAGAAAACGCGACCGCGCGTTTACAACCGGGCGGGCAAGCGCGTGCCGGTGCAAGACAAAACCTGGTACGCGGTACACGCGAGCGGTGAAGCCGCCGAGCGGGTGATCGAAGTGTTCGTTTACGGCGAGATCGGTGGCTGGGGTATCACCGCCAATCAGTTTGTGCAGGATCTGCGCGCCATGGACGACGGCGTCTCGCCGGTGATTGCCGCCTTCAACAGCATCGGCGGCGACCTGTTCGACGGCCTGGCCATGCACAACGCGTTGTCGCGTTTGGGCGAGCGTTGCACTGGCCGTGTGGATGCTTTGGCCGCCAGTGCTGCCAGCGTGGCGGTGTGTGGGGCTCACCGGGTGGTGATTGCCTCCAACGCCATGCTGATGATTCACAACCCCTGGACTTACGCGGCAGGGGATGCCGAAGACTTCCGCAAGGTGGCCGATGTCCTGGATCAAACCATGGAGGCGATCATCGCGGCCTACAAGGCCAAGGCACCAGACATTGATGAGGTTGAGTTGCGGCGCCTGGTGGCCAATGAAACCTGGCTCACCGCCAATGAGGCGGTGGCCTTGGGGCTGGCGGACGAAGTGGGTGAAGGCGTCACGGTTAAGGCCTGCGTCGGCCAAGGCGCCGTGTTGCAGCGTTATCAGCACGCACCGGCCGAACTACTGGCCCAGCTCGACGAACCGCCAGAGCCTGATCCGGACTTGGAACCGGATGATCCGCCGCTGACGCCTCCCGTGGTCGACTCGACGAAGTTGGCCCTGATGATCACCCAGCGTTGTGCCGAATCGGGCATCAGCAATTTGGTTGAGCCACTGCTCAGCTCCACCAAACTCGAAAGCGAAGCCATCGTCCAGGCCGGTCTGACTCGGGCCAAAGCGGTGAACGATCTTTGCGTGGCTGCGCGGTTGCCCGAGTTCAGTGTCGAGTTCGTTGCCGCTGGCCTGGATGTCGCAGCGGTACGTGCGCGCCTGTTCGACAAGATCGTCGGCAGTGGCAAGGGTTTCGAAATCGACAACAGCTTGCCGCTGGACGATGACCCGGCACTGAAGGTACAGGCCAAAAAAATCGATCAACCTTCCATCTGGTCCGCACGCCAAGCTGCTCAGACCGGTAAATCCCAACCTGCTTCAGGAGTAAGACGATGA
- a CDS encoding head decoration protein, with translation MTIQREPMHAGEFLLSEAAGTISREAINVAAGPALEPGQILGLVSLTGEFAPYSPTAEDGSENAIAILYGPLGESDVVRRGRAVVRLAEVSEAHLTGLDPAAEKALATHFLIVR, from the coding sequence ATGACCATCCAACGTGAGCCAATGCATGCGGGCGAATTTCTCCTGTCTGAAGCGGCCGGTACAATTTCCCGCGAAGCGATCAACGTCGCCGCAGGCCCTGCACTGGAGCCTGGGCAGATCCTCGGTCTGGTCAGCCTGACCGGCGAGTTCGCCCCGTACAGCCCGACGGCCGAAGACGGCAGCGAAAACGCGATCGCCATCCTTTACGGCCCGCTCGGCGAATCGGATGTGGTGCGTCGGGGTCGTGCCGTGGTGCGTCTGGCTGAAGTCAGCGAAGCCCACCTCACGGGCCTGGACCCTGCTGCCGAGAAGGCGCTCGCCACCCACTTCCTGATCGTCCGCTAA
- a CDS encoding major capsid protein gives MADIEIFNDDAFSVSSLTAAINEQEYLPGRISSLGLFQEEGITTLTVQIEKDGDILALVPAGERGTSGLVVSGTKRNLIPFNTVHLPQRFAIKADEIQGIRAFGTRSELQAVQDVVNKRLAKARRQLDATHEFQRMGALNGQILDADGSTVLLDIYKTFGVTRKKMSMGLANAETELRVKCGEALDLQEDALGSITSSGSRALCGKNFWNKLIVHKSVKETFLNSQQAAALRGDARESFEFGGIVWERYRGKIAGVTFIHDDKALLIPEGVPDLYISVFAPADYMETVNTEGVPYYSKIEPMPFNKGMAGEAQSNPLHLCTRPLAQILLEL, from the coding sequence ATGGCTGATATTGAAATCTTTAACGATGACGCGTTTTCGGTCTCTTCGCTGACCGCCGCCATCAACGAACAGGAATACCTGCCGGGCCGCATTAGCAGCCTGGGTCTGTTCCAGGAAGAAGGCATCACCACCCTGACCGTGCAAATCGAAAAGGATGGCGACATCCTGGCTTTGGTACCAGCCGGTGAGCGCGGTACGTCTGGCCTGGTGGTCAGTGGCACGAAACGCAACCTGATTCCATTCAATACCGTGCACCTGCCGCAACGCTTTGCGATCAAGGCCGATGAGATTCAGGGTATCCGCGCGTTCGGAACGCGCTCCGAGTTGCAGGCGGTCCAGGACGTGGTGAATAAGCGCCTGGCCAAAGCGCGTCGGCAGCTGGATGCCACTCACGAATTTCAGCGTATGGGCGCGTTGAACGGACAGATTCTCGATGCCGACGGGTCGACGGTGCTGTTGGACATCTACAAAACCTTCGGCGTGACCCGCAAGAAAATGTCCATGGGGCTCGCCAATGCTGAGACCGAGCTGCGCGTCAAATGCGGTGAAGCGTTGGACCTGCAGGAAGATGCGCTGGGTAGCATCACCAGCAGTGGCTCGCGCGCCCTGTGTGGCAAAAACTTCTGGAACAAGCTGATCGTTCACAAGTCGGTGAAAGAGACCTTTCTCAACAGTCAGCAAGCCGCTGCGTTGCGCGGTGATGCCCGTGAAAGCTTCGAATTCGGTGGCATTGTCTGGGAGCGCTATCGCGGCAAAATCGCCGGCGTGACCTTCATCCATGACGACAAAGCGTTGCTGATTCCCGAAGGCGTACCGGACCTGTACATCTCGGTGTTTGCCCCGGCCGACTATATGGAAACGGTCAACACCGAGGGCGTGCCGTACTACAGCAAGATCGAGCCGATGCCGTTCAATAAAGGCATGGCTGGTGAAGCGCAGTCCAACCCGTTGCACCTCTGCACCCGGCCTCTGGCGCAGATTCTGCTGGAGCTCTGA
- a CDS encoding phage baseplate assembly protein V produces the protein MSHALSEHDRMIAAMLMPCAVVGVDLPAATVRVSNGAWTSAWVRWHSLAAGKARHWRVPSVGEQGVLFNPSGQAGMGTFIPGLYGNAGPPPDNRDHVEAWRFDDGGSLVYDWEANSYAITLPTGKVITKVGATESITTDTNITVTTANMKLVAAVEIQGPLRVTEGVEIGGTLHAVGSITSGADILATGNSDNHHTH, from the coding sequence ATGAGCCACGCCCTGTCCGAACACGATCGGATGATTGCCGCCATGCTGATGCCGTGCGCGGTGGTCGGTGTGGATCTGCCAGCGGCGACGGTGCGCGTCTCCAATGGTGCATGGACCAGCGCCTGGGTGCGCTGGCACAGCCTGGCTGCTGGCAAGGCGCGGCACTGGCGGGTACCCAGCGTCGGCGAGCAAGGGGTGTTGTTCAACCCGAGCGGCCAGGCGGGTATGGGGACGTTTATCCCGGGGCTGTACGGCAACGCCGGGCCACCCCCTGATAACCGCGATCATGTCGAGGCCTGGCGCTTCGACGATGGCGGCTCCCTGGTCTACGACTGGGAAGCCAATAGCTACGCCATCACGCTGCCGACGGGGAAAGTAATCACCAAAGTGGGCGCGACCGAATCCATCACGACCGACACCAATATCACCGTGACGACGGCCAACATGAAGCTTGTCGCGGCCGTGGAAATTCAAGGGCCGTTACGCGTAACGGAAGGCGTTGAAATTGGCGGCACCTTGCACGCGGTGGGGAGCATCACCAGCGGCGCCGATATTCTCGCCACTGGCAATAGCGACAACCATCACACGCATTAA
- a CDS encoding GPW/gp25 family protein, with translation MIGMDRHTGQPISGIEHLRQSIADILGTSPGARRQRPDYGSKLRAYVDLPVNEGWKSSVQAEAARALMAWEPRLKLKSVRVLAVLGGKIDLSIAGDYLGDRFLVEVSV, from the coding sequence ATGATCGGAATGGATCGCCACACCGGGCAGCCCATTTCCGGCATCGAGCATCTGCGACAGTCCATAGCCGACATCCTCGGCACGTCGCCGGGCGCCCGGCGGCAACGGCCGGACTATGGCAGCAAGCTGCGCGCCTATGTCGACCTGCCGGTTAACGAGGGTTGGAAAAGCTCCGTGCAAGCCGAGGCCGCCCGCGCGCTGATGGCTTGGGAGCCGCGGCTAAAACTGAAGAGCGTCCGCGTGTTGGCGGTGCTGGGTGGAAAGATCGATCTAAGCATTGCCGGCGACTACCTCGGCGACCGCTTTCTGGTAGAGGTGAGCGTATGA
- a CDS encoding baseplate J/gp47 family protein, whose product MSSIVDLSELPAPDVLEPLDFEATYEEGLATFRGYMGDNWSAPLESDPVVKLIEVGAYNKVGNRARVNDAAKALLLAHAIGPDLDHLGANVNLPRLVIQAEDLLAVPPVAKVMELDDPYRERIQLAFEGLTTAGPRNSYILHARNASGLVMDASAESPSPACVTVTVLSTEGKGAAGPELLAIVTDALNDDDVRPVGDRVTVQSAEIIDYRIEAILHMSSAGPEGDASLAEAKKRLGSWVNPRKRLGVEVARSAVDAQLHVAGVSRVELVGWVDLAPTKAQAAYCTEWSVVLAGAT is encoded by the coding sequence ATGAGTAGCATCGTGGATCTGTCGGAATTGCCGGCGCCGGATGTGCTGGAGCCGTTGGATTTTGAGGCGACATATGAGGAAGGGCTGGCCACCTTTCGCGGCTACATGGGCGACAACTGGAGCGCGCCGCTGGAGAGTGATCCGGTGGTGAAGCTGATCGAGGTCGGGGCCTATAACAAGGTGGGCAATCGGGCCCGGGTCAATGACGCCGCCAAGGCGCTGCTGTTGGCTCATGCCATCGGCCCGGATTTGGATCACCTGGGGGCCAACGTCAACCTGCCGCGGCTGGTGATCCAGGCCGAGGATCTGCTGGCCGTGCCGCCGGTGGCGAAGGTCATGGAGCTGGACGACCCTTACCGCGAGCGCATCCAGCTGGCCTTTGAGGGATTGACCACGGCCGGCCCGCGTAACAGCTACATCCTGCATGCGCGCAATGCCTCGGGCCTGGTCATGGATGCCTCGGCGGAAAGCCCATCGCCCGCGTGTGTAACGGTCACGGTGTTGAGTACCGAAGGCAAAGGCGCGGCCGGTCCCGAGCTGCTGGCGATCGTCACCGACGCATTGAATGACGATGATGTCAGGCCGGTGGGCGATCGGGTGACGGTGCAAAGCGCTGAGATTATCGACTATCGCATTGAAGCCATTTTGCACATGAGCAGCGCCGGGCCGGAGGGTGACGCTAGCCTGGCCGAAGCCAAAAAACGCCTGGGGTCCTGGGTCAATCCACGCAAGCGCTTGGGCGTCGAGGTGGCGCGCTCGGCGGTGGATGCGCAATTGCACGTTGCTGGCGTGTCCCGGGTTGAGCTGGTCGGGTGGGTTGATCTGGCTCCGACCAAGGCACAGGCGGCGTATTGCACCGAGTGGAGCGTGGTGCTGGCGGGGGCAACATGA
- a CDS encoding phage tail protein I, whose protein sequence is MRSLLPSNSTPLERALEASFYDKTIVPLRTLYNADTCPVHLLPHLAWAWSVDRWDYRWSEATKRAAIKASYYIHAHKGTIGALRRVVEPLGYLIEIIEWFNTVPEGEPGTFALKVGVLDTGITEEMYQELERLIDDAKPVSRKLTGLAISLETQGHLNIAACLYEGDEIDVYPPVMRDIEVTGSFAVLGREHTIDTLDVYYD, encoded by the coding sequence ATGAGAAGCCTACTGCCGAGCAATAGCACGCCACTGGAGCGCGCCCTGGAGGCGTCGTTCTACGACAAAACCATTGTGCCGTTGCGCACCTTGTACAACGCCGATACTTGTCCGGTGCATTTGCTGCCCCACCTGGCTTGGGCCTGGTCGGTAGATCGTTGGGATTATCGTTGGTCGGAAGCGACCAAGCGCGCGGCCATCAAGGCGTCGTATTACATCCATGCCCACAAGGGCACGATCGGCGCCCTGCGTCGCGTGGTCGAGCCACTGGGCTACCTGATCGAAATCATCGAATGGTTCAACACGGTGCCCGAAGGCGAGCCGGGCACCTTTGCGCTGAAGGTTGGCGTGCTGGACACCGGGATCACCGAGGAAATGTATCAGGAGCTTGAGCGCCTGATCGACGACGCGAAACCTGTCAGCCGCAAGCTGACCGGGCTGGCGATCAGCCTGGAAACGCAAGGCCATTTGAATATCGCGGCCTGCCTCTATGAAGGCGACGAAATCGACGTATACCCGCCGGTGATGCGTGACATCGAGGTCACGGGCAGCTTTGCCGTGCTCGGCCGTGAACACACCATAGACACCCTGGACGTTTATTATGATTGA
- a CDS encoding phage tail protein — translation MIDANSQFFAILTNVGLAKQANADALGIPWKITDMGLGDANLAGVADPPNPVPSSTQTKLINEWRRRPLNQLKIDPANPAIIIAEQIIPADEGGRWIREIGLYDEAGDLVAVANCAPSYKPLLSQGSGRTQVVRMNFIVNNAGNITLKIDPAVVLASRAYVDAAILEVLPANKTAGEFTRVKVNNRGVVVSGDNPNTLAGMGISDSYTKTEIEAMIAQASALPVGAQVSFPVNKVPPGFLERDGSVKSITAFPDLATFLGGAFNRGDEGAGNFRLPESRGEFERGWDHGRGVDAGRAVGSGQKGSVHSFDIGGGVGTVGDRSGVVPITAANARADLGYDAGSAADYPSGQMVTQSAGLTSVLVDTAEVAFGVGRPRNVAVVMCIKAWNAPINQGNIDIAALVVLASQATEINQGTAKIATQALTDAGMDDATIVTPKKMRFGFQFIKGVNGAIVLPTWLGGFIIQWGTTPDIANSASGTFNYTIPFPTAAVCAGAIRRGTGNNSATVGTTLSQISIGNRPHYTPDVSGTANAYFFFCFGY, via the coding sequence ATGATTGACGCGAATTCGCAGTTTTTCGCCATCCTTACCAACGTGGGGCTGGCCAAACAGGCGAACGCCGACGCGCTCGGCATTCCCTGGAAGATCACCGATATGGGCCTGGGGGATGCCAACCTTGCCGGGGTGGCTGATCCACCTAACCCGGTCCCGTCTTCCACGCAAACCAAGCTAATCAATGAGTGGCGGCGCCGACCGCTGAATCAGCTCAAGATCGACCCAGCCAACCCGGCAATCATCATCGCCGAGCAGATTATCCCGGCCGATGAGGGCGGGCGCTGGATTCGTGAAATCGGTCTGTATGACGAGGCCGGCGATCTAGTGGCGGTGGCCAACTGCGCGCCGAGCTACAAGCCGCTGTTGTCGCAAGGCTCGGGCCGCACGCAAGTGGTGCGGATGAATTTCATCGTCAACAACGCCGGCAATATCACGCTGAAGATTGATCCGGCGGTGGTGCTGGCTTCACGCGCCTACGTCGATGCGGCCATTCTGGAAGTCCTGCCGGCGAACAAAACCGCCGGTGAGTTCACTCGGGTCAAGGTCAATAATCGCGGGGTGGTGGTGTCGGGGGATAACCCGAATACGTTGGCCGGAATGGGCATCAGTGACAGTTACACCAAGACCGAAATCGAGGCGATGATTGCCCAGGCCTCGGCGCTGCCGGTCGGGGCGCAAGTGTCTTTCCCGGTAAATAAGGTGCCGCCGGGCTTTCTGGAGCGTGACGGATCGGTCAAGAGCATCACAGCTTTTCCAGATTTGGCGACGTTCCTGGGCGGCGCGTTCAACCGTGGCGACGAGGGCGCGGGTAACTTCCGTCTGCCGGAGTCGCGCGGCGAATTCGAGCGGGGCTGGGACCATGGGCGCGGGGTGGATGCTGGGCGGGCGGTTGGTAGCGGGCAAAAGGGCAGCGTTCATTCGTTCGATATTGGTGGTGGAGTTGGCACTGTAGGGGATCGCTCCGGGGTTGTACCGATCACCGCGGCGAATGCTCGGGCCGATTTGGGTTACGACGCTGGTAGCGCTGCCGACTATCCATCAGGGCAGATGGTGACGCAATCCGCTGGTTTGACAAGCGTGCTAGTCGATACTGCGGAGGTCGCGTTTGGCGTGGGACGCCCGCGCAACGTTGCGGTTGTGATGTGTATCAAGGCTTGGAACGCGCCGATCAATCAAGGAAACATTGATATTGCGGCATTGGTCGTGCTGGCTTCACAAGCCACGGAAATTAATCAGGGCACAGCCAAGATCGCCACGCAGGCGCTGACCGATGCCGGCATGGATGACGCCACAATCGTGACGCCGAAGAAAATGCGCTTTGGTTTTCAGTTCATTAAGGGCGTAAACGGCGCCATCGTTCTGCCGACGTGGCTGGGTGGTTTTATCATCCAGTGGGGGACCACTCCCGATATTGCTAACTCAGCTTCGGGGACATTCAACTATACGATTCCCTTCCCTACGGCGGCTGTATGCGCTGGGGCGATCAGGCGCGGAACGGGTAATAACTCGGCGACGGTTGGAACGACCCTAAGCCAAATCTCGATCGGAAATCGGCCGCATTACACGCCGGATGTTTCTGGTACTGCCAATGCTTACTTTTTCTTTTGCTTCGGTTACTAA
- a CDS encoding phage tail assembly chaperone, whose amino-acid sequence MRKYLLVNDASEVVAQLIEGIHDIPENAVLIDGGRWYEVTQDIGCTWLLSESGELSKRPRLAVVDDTAGLEREWRNQVLAATEWLVTRHRDEQELARETTLTTEQYAQLLAYRQDLRDWPQAPEFPDGQRRPNPPAWLAEQTQ is encoded by the coding sequence GTGCGCAAATATCTGCTTGTGAATGACGCTAGTGAAGTTGTCGCGCAGTTGATCGAGGGTATACATGACATCCCTGAAAACGCGGTTTTGATTGATGGTGGTCGCTGGTATGAGGTGACGCAGGATATCGGCTGCACTTGGCTTTTGAGTGAGAGCGGGGAGCTATCCAAGCGGCCAAGGCTGGCGGTTGTGGACGATACTGCAGGGCTTGAGCGCGAATGGCGCAATCAGGTGCTGGCGGCCACCGAATGGCTGGTCACGCGGCATCGTGACGAGCAAGAGCTTGCCCGCGAAACTACGTTAACGACTGAGCAATATGCGCAGTTGCTCGCGTATCGCCAGGATCTGCGCGACTGGCCGCAAGCGCCCGAGTTTCCGGATGGCCAGCGGCGGCCGAACCCGCCGGCCTGGCTTGCTGAGCAAACCCAATAA
- a CDS encoding phage tail sheath family protein has protein sequence MAGFFHGVTTTLIDTGARTISLPSSSIIGLCDTFTPGLLATAKAGELVLITTEREAIAAFGADSAITRACQAIYVRAKAVIVAIGVPKLEDEALQTSAIIGGVLANGQRTGLQALLDGKSKHNAQPKLLIAPGHSATQAVATAMDALAGKLRAIAIVDGPNTTDEEALAYAENFGSKRVYLVDPGVQYWDTGKSETVDAPGSAWVAGLFAWTDANYGYWASPSNKEFVGITGTSRPIEYLDGDDTCRANLLNNANITTIIRDGGYRLWGNRTCSADAKWAFVTRVRTCDILMDAIQAGHKWAVDRSITKTYVQDVTEGLQAFMRDQKNAGAVINFEVYADKEMNTASQIEQGKIYWRIRFTDVPPAENPNFLIEVTNEWLTEVLETA, from the coding sequence ATGGCTGGCTTTTTTCACGGCGTCACTACGACGCTGATCGACACCGGCGCGCGCACCATTTCGTTGCCGTCGTCGTCGATCATTGGTCTGTGCGACACCTTCACCCCGGGCCTTCTGGCCACGGCCAAGGCCGGCGAATTGGTGCTGATTACGACTGAGCGCGAGGCCATTGCCGCGTTCGGCGCCGATTCGGCGATCACCCGGGCCTGTCAGGCGATCTATGTCCGCGCCAAAGCGGTGATCGTCGCCATCGGCGTGCCCAAGCTGGAAGACGAGGCGCTGCAAACCTCGGCCATCATCGGCGGCGTTCTCGCCAATGGCCAGCGTACCGGCCTGCAAGCGCTGCTGGACGGCAAGAGCAAACACAACGCCCAGCCGAAACTGTTGATCGCCCCGGGGCATTCCGCCACGCAAGCGGTGGCCACCGCCATGGATGCCCTGGCCGGCAAGTTACGCGCGATAGCCATTGTCGACGGCCCGAACACCACTGACGAGGAAGCGCTGGCCTACGCCGAAAACTTCGGCAGTAAGCGGGTGTATCTGGTCGATCCTGGCGTGCAGTACTGGGATACGGGCAAAAGTGAGACGGTCGACGCGCCAGGCTCGGCGTGGGTCGCTGGCCTGTTCGCCTGGACCGATGCCAATTACGGCTATTGGGCATCGCCGTCGAACAAAGAGTTTGTCGGCATCACCGGTACCAGTCGCCCGATCGAGTACCTGGATGGCGACGACACCTGTCGGGCCAACCTGCTGAACAACGCCAATATCACCACGATCATTCGTGACGGCGGGTATCGCCTGTGGGGCAACCGTACTTGCTCCGCTGATGCGAAGTGGGCGTTTGTCACCCGTGTGCGTACCTGCGACATCCTCATGGATGCGATCCAGGCCGGGCACAAGTGGGCGGTGGACCGCTCGATCACCAAGACCTACGTGCAAGACGTCACCGAAGGTCTGCAAGCGTTCATGCGCGATCAGAAAAACGCCGGCGCAGTGATCAATTTCGAAGTCTACGCGGACAAGGAAATGAACACGGCCAGCCAAATCGAGCAGGGCAAAATTTACTGGCGCATTCGCTTCACCGACGTGCCGCCGGCGGAAAACCCGAATTTCCTTATCGAAGTCACCAACGAGTGGCTGACCGAAGTTCTCGAAACAGCCTAA
- a CDS encoding phage major tail tube protein, with the protein MIPQVLTNCVAFIDGVSLSGEVPSLTLPKLTQKTLDYQGGGMSAPIEFAVGMEKLESAFTTNGVRRETLKYLGLSDQTACNLVFRGAYKGLKGAVTPVVVTMRGGVKEVDMGDWKPGDQAEIKHAVKLVYYKLEIDGRVMYEIDPLNMIQLIDGVDQLAAERSAVGL; encoded by the coding sequence ATGATTCCTCAAGTTCTGACCAACTGCGTCGCATTTATCGACGGCGTGAGCCTGTCCGGCGAAGTGCCAAGCCTGACTCTGCCGAAGTTGACGCAAAAGACCCTCGACTATCAGGGCGGCGGCATGTCGGCGCCGATTGAGTTCGCTGTCGGCATGGAAAAGCTGGAGTCCGCGTTTACCACCAACGGCGTGCGCCGCGAGACGCTGAAGTATTTGGGTCTGTCCGATCAGACCGCCTGCAATCTGGTGTTTCGCGGCGCGTACAAAGGCCTCAAGGGCGCGGTCACGCCGGTCGTCGTCACCATGCGTGGCGGTGTGAAAGAGGTCGACATGGGCGATTGGAAGCCGGGCGATCAGGCCGAAATCAAACACGCGGTGAAGCTCGTTTACTACAAGCTCGAAATCGACGGGCGTGTGATGTACGAAATCGATCCGCTCAACATGATTCAGCTGATCGACGGTGTTGATCAACTCGCTGCCGAACGCTCGGCCGTTGGCCTTTAA
- a CDS encoding phage tail assembly protein gives MTLIAQTLPAWLAVTDEGVTVTLRYQASFNGVLVDKLTMRAPSVKEFNAAKMIAAGDMEKMELHLFCSLLSVAEADLLALKLKDYNRLQAGYFRLVEEDDV, from the coding sequence ATGACCCTGATTGCTCAAACACTGCCGGCCTGGCTCGCTGTCACGGATGAAGGCGTTACCGTAACGCTGCGTTATCAGGCCAGCTTCAACGGCGTGCTGGTCGACAAGTTGACCATGCGCGCGCCCAGCGTGAAGGAATTCAACGCGGCGAAAATGATCGCCGCCGGCGACATGGAAAAGATGGAGCTGCACCTGTTTTGCTCCTTGCTTTCGGTCGCCGAGGCGGACCTGTTAGCGCTGAAACTCAAGGACTATAACCGCTTGCAGGCCGGCTATTTTCGCTTGGTCGAAGAGGACGACGTGTAA